The region ccctcttttccatgttctccctctgtctctcccctcccctctaccCTTTTCTCCATCCTCTCTGACTCCAAACTGAAGAGACTTCCCACTGTTTGTCATAATGGCACAATCTCCCTCCATTTCTTCGCTGTTTCTGGCTCTAATATTCCCGTTCCAATCAAATGTTCTGACATAATGCAGCAGCGGCGAGTGAAAGGAATGTCTTTTTCCTGcagccctcccccctcctccccctacCCTCACATATAATAGTAATACAGGGCCACACCACCCCTGCCACATCAATTTTCTTCACCGTTTTTATGCTTCACCTCCAACCTTCTCCATGTCCCTTATTCTCCGGGTGGAATGGTAATAGAGGTGTGCGTTTCCCCACGCGAGGAGGGTGGCCGATCTCCGACTGGCATCGCCTTTTCTTCCTCCTCactttcctcctctccctctgtcgcacccccccccacccccccccaccccacttccAGACGAGATTGAGATGCTGGAGCGCCTCTGGCTCTCGGGGATCTGCCACAACGACAAGATTGAGGTGATGAGCTCCAAGCTGGACATCGACAACATGGCGGGGGTGTTCTACATGCTGCTGGTGGCTATGGGCCTCAGCCTGCTGGTGTTCGCCTGGGAGCACCTGGTCTACTGGAGGCTCAGGCACTGCATGGGCCACTCGGGCAGCCTGGACTTCCTCCTAGCCTTCAGCAGGGTTAGTGCTGAGCACGGCGACACACCCACAAATGTTTACTGTCAGCGATTTTAATATGCATCCCATTTTCAGAAAGCCTACAGTATGCAAAGCATTGCATATTGCACTGGAACCATATGAAAAGATAAGAATCGGACCACTTTGGATTCAGAGCGATTCTTATTAGGGGAATAAAGAATGCTGTTCAATGATGCTATGCAGAGCAGTATTCTGTGGTTTGCTAGAGCAGGGCAGTGCTAGTGTAAGCACAAAATGTTTCCAGGATTCAAGGTAATAAAGGCAAATGCACACTACAGGAAATACTGTGGCTTAAATAGTAATGGCAGCCTTCAGTGCCAAACGGTAGCGACTGTCATTAAGTGTCCATATGTTTATGCTTATGCCCTTATTTCGCTCTGTCTTTCACGCAGGGAATGTACAGTTGCTGCAGTTTCGAGGATGAAACTGCCCAAGGAGGAGCAAAACCCACCCTCCCTACCCATCACCACGCCATgatgccccctcccccgccgccACATGTTGTCACGGCAGCTGTTGCCAACCCCGCGATCTCCATGGCACAGCAACAACAGCCGCCACAGCAGCAACCGCAGCAAGCCTATAAGACCCCGCTACCAGGGTCCCCCCCGACGGTAGCTCATTCTGGGACCGCCCTCGGGGCTTCAAACACGCCCATCCTGGGAGCTCCTCTACCCTGCTCCACCTTCCTACCCCGTCCCGATCGGAGGTCGGCCGTGGTCGACCGCTGGAGGCTCCCAAAGAcagctggagccaatcccaTTGGTGTCAGGGGTGGGATCGGTGGGATCAGTGGGATCACGGAACTGGGGCCGTTCCAGCAGAAGGTTGCTCCTAACTGGGTGggcggtgggggcgggggcctgGATGGATACAAGCGTTACTATGGGCCGATCGACCCAGAGGGCCTTGGGCCCTGTGTGGATCCACAAACCGGAGGCTCCCAAACACCTAAGACTACCCAGAGGGGCCACCCTCAGCCCCCTCCAGCGACCGTGGCTTTCTACCAGGAGAAGAGTGCAGATCACGGGGTTGGGAAGAAggtggctgtgggtggtggtgcagGGGGTCAGGGGAAGGGGGTCAAATCTTTGGGAACCCCTCGGTTGCCTCCCAAAAGTCAGGCCCCTGCCCCTCTGCCACCTAACCCCCCACtaccacacccctccccccctctcccctccgctTTTTGGAGAAAACGCCGCCCCAAGAAACCAAAAGAATCAGGAGGGCCTTTGTACGAGAACATTCTTCCTCTGGGAAggcgtgggggagggagggacggagtGAGGGATCCAGCCGGCCGGAGGGGCCGCCActcgccctctctcccgctGCCTGTGcctgttcctctgtcccccacctACACCCCACcgtccccttctccctctctcccctacacctccacctccagctcCACCTCTACCTCCAGcacatcctcctcttcctccgcctCTACCTCCCGTTCGACCTCCCCGTCCTCTTCTTCGTCCGTGTCCTCGAAGAGCAGGGAGGATGGCTTCGAGGGCGAGGATGACGATGACATGGAGGAGCTGACGGAGGAGTCCAGCTTGCTGCTGGGTCATGACCGGGACAGGTCGCTCATTTCGCCCCGCTCCCTCACTCACGGGCCGCCGCCGCCCCCCATACCGCCGCGCAAGCCCCGTCCGCTGAAGGGAGAGCGGGAGCGGGCGCGCGAGAGGGGCGGGAGCCAGCTGGCCCAGCTGCAGGAGTGGTGGGCGGGGtggggcgagagggagagagacaggagcgggggaggggccggcaCCGAGGAGCGGAAACGCGACAAGAAGCGGCgaaaagagaaggagaaggagaagaagaaaaagaagaagaagagcaagaagaggaaaaagagagaggagcgggagagggagagagagagggagaggaagaggcgcaaggtgaaaaagaggaagaagaaagcgATGAAGacgaagaagaggaagaaagcATCTGTGGGCAAGCGCTCCGAGCCCGAGGAAGGGGACATTGAGGCCgagagggaggaggtggagggagacagggatggagggatgtcTCAAGACTACTCATCTTACTCAGCCCAGTATCGTAATACATTTGGGGAAAAGAGCAGGGATTCAGGTTGGGAAGGAGACAGGGAaaggaggagggaaggaggcgatgaggaaggggaggacagggaggaggaggacagcgGGAGACGCAGGAGCAGGGATCGCCACCGCAAAGGCTCCCGCTCTCGCTCCCGTTCCAGACATCAGCCGCCAAGCAAGCGCTACCCCAACCTTAACAAGCTCCCCGCTTCTGTCAAGTTCTGGGTGAGCGGAGGCGGAGGGGGCGATCCGTCTAccgacacccccccctcctccctccaccccctcctgccGTCCTCCACCAAGCGACGGAAGAGCGGAgctggggagagggaaggaggaggcAGGGCGGGGGAGAGGAGACCCTTGCTGATGCACTACGAGAGAGGCAGGGCCCACACGAGGGAGGGCCTGTCCTTCCATGAGTGGGACTCTGAGGACGAGGACGACGAGGAcatagaggaggagagggacagggtgGAGGACAGGGTGCGGAGGGCCGCAGGCCGTGGGGCCGTCTCAGAGTCGGAGAGGGACAGGTGTAGGGCGGAGGAGAGCTTTTCGGACGACGGGTCCTCGGGTGAGTTTGGAAGGTTCGAGAGGTACTGGGAGGGCAGCAtgggtggaggaggtgggggcaTAGGAGGAGGGGGCTGGTTTTTCGGGACCTACCCCTCCAGGGAGAAGGGGGGCAGCATAAACAGTCGGGACGACTCCATCCTGGGCCGGGGAGACGggtggggggccgggggggatGGCTGGGGCTCGGGAGCGGGAGTAGGCtgggggggttcagggggagGCAGCGGGGGTCTGGGGTCGCAGTGGCCCCCCCCGCCTGCGGCGCTTCCCCCGCCGCGGCGGTACTGGTCCGTGGACAAGCTGCCCATGAAGCcggagaagaagcagaagggcggggggaaggggaagggccGCACGCGGGACAGGGAGCGCGAGACCGGCCCCTGCTTCTGCCAGTACCCTCACGGCCGCCCCCACGCACACTCCAAACGGGGCAGGGCCTCGTCCCGCAGCCAGGAGGAGCTGCTGCCCCACTGCCACAGCTTCAGCGGCAGCTCCCGGCCCAAAGCGCTGCCCCCCAAACCCGACACGAACCAGCCCAAATCCGGCAGCCAGTCCAACCTCAGCACCCAGCAGGCCCAACTGACTGAGCACTCCGCACagccccttccctctcccccgcAGGCCCTCCTGCCGTCCCTCCCCTCCGCCGCgctccccgccccctcctccctcccgctccccatccccgcccccccttcctcttcctctgtgtcTCCCCCCTCCGTCATCTCCCCCGGGGCGGGCGCCCCGCAAGCGTCCGCAATGGGCCCCACCAGCGCCAAGCTGCAGTACCAGAGACTACGTTCCGTACCCCAGCCACGAAGATTCTACTCCCCCCACCTGCCCCTCAAGGCCAAAAGTCTGTGCTCTCGGAGGGGTTCCGCCCACTTCTCCAGCCTGGAGAGCGAAGTATGACAGAGAATGGAAGAGGGAGATGCACACCAAACTGGGAAACTCGTTCGTATACTTAAACACTCGACTGTGAGGCGAGACTGGGAAGTAATACATGCCAATTCAGACAGCACTGATGCCGTGTCTGTTACAACTCCAGTTCTCCTCCGAACGGAGCTGAGAATTATGATGTCATCTGTCCTCTCCTTCAATCAGAACAATGGATAGCGGTTCTCTATTCTGTGAGTAATGATGTCATGTTTACAAAAATAAGTCCTCTTTATCCTTTTACTTATGCTATTCTGGTTTGTTTATTGAAAGTTTCCACACGTTTTCTCTTTGGCTCCATAAAGACTGCTCCAGCTATTCAACTTTTCAATAAGAACAGTAAATAGTGTCATAGAAACTTGCAGCCCATTGGAATGGCTCAGATAAGCGTGTCATTTCTTCTACAACTACAAGTCTCCGTTTATATTAGTGAACAGCAgatataaatattcatattgtAGACTCTGTTATTTTTGAGTCTGTTCTTTGAAGAGCAATGCCACTGTTTGATTAGTTACACACAGTCACTCTGATCTCTTGTAATGGCTTCTGTGGATGGTCATCGCAACAAGCTGGAACCCCTTTGTTCCTCGCGAACGGCATTAGCTACACAGAGCTACTCCAATACTCCCATCCAATGAGAGTGAAAGCAGTGATGTCATGTTTTCTAGAACTCTTTTGCCCCAGTCAGATTTAGCTTGGAGCCCTCTTAATCTTtcctctcctccaatcagaacTGTGAATGCTGATATCATCGTTATAAGGAGCATTTGGTGATGTCACTTTGTTTGAAAGGAACAGACttctgaaataatgaaaaaaaaaaaacatgtagcaGTTTTATTTctggtttcattttctttcatacTCCTACTGTCCCCTCCTCCTTTTTTAGCCTCTCTATATATTGCTCTCACTGTGTTAGTATTTTAACAGCAGGGTAACTCAACCGTGACTGACGTTATACGGTATATTGAGAATGAGTGCCAAATTTTAGTCAAAGCTCTTGAAATGCTGGTTCCAGTCATTTAATTTCTATGAAAGTGCCATACTTTTTTTCCAATTTgaacatttcataatttctttCAAGAAAATGTTTGGCATGATTACTAGCAATATTTGTGactgccactagatggcactacataatattcaaataaattcaaattgaATGGAATGGGAGAATACCACTCTGACAGCTAattattgttaaattaataaGGACGGTGGCAGTTGCCCAGATAAAATGTGAGGCGACATGGCTAATGAAGATGCATATGTTATCTCATATAGATTACTGGAAATGGCAAGACAGCAGCAACATGAGGAAAGAGGGAAATTGCGAGCTATCTTCCCTCAGAATCTTGTTTTTAACTGCCACTTTCCCACCGGTAGATAATGAGTGAACTGAATGGATTGAATTGGCTGTCACGTCTTTTCTTTTACATTAGCGGGTGACTTTCACCTCATTATTTAACAACAGTAAGCAAACAACAAGATGAGAGAAAAAAGTCAGTTGAGCTCTCATCCTCCCAAATAAAGTCATTATAATTTTGCATTTAACAGATAATTTAACAgaagtttttgttttgaatctACTATATTTCCATCTTTTGTTGTGCCATCTAGTGTCAGTATGGATGTCAAAACGCTTGTAACAACCGCCGATCTGTCACACTATTGACTGCATCCAGTACCTACCAAATTACAGAAGATTTATAAATATCAATCAAATTTGTGATTTACATAGTTTTGTTGATAACAGCACTGTGCCATATTTTTTTCTATATGAAGGTAGCTATATATTATACTTACTGAAGTAATTCTTCAGCTGTCTAATGTCAGTCATGGCAGAATTGCCCCTCTTGTAGTTGAATGTAGCTTTGACATGATGTAGCAAAGTAGACATACTTTTAGACTATGTAGCATTTTGGAAACTGTGTTAATTGCCATTGGGAATTTTTGGGTTAAACTGCAATGTGAGTAACTGTGTGTACGCATGTTGTCACAGACAAAGGGTATTGGCAGCCTTTTTCAAAACATGACCAGAAATATATTTGTTACAAGCATATGACCTAGTCTAAGATGCATTTTTGCGAGCGCTTGTCTTTGATAGCTTCTATGGGAGCCAGACAGTGAGAGTGCAGGTGTAAGGGATGAAATTACTTTAGACAAATGAAGGGCCAATTTTCTTATCAAAGTCTATGGTGTTGGCCAGTTAAGCTTTTGAGCAGCATCCAGAATGAGCTAGAATCCTCTTGTTATCGATGCAGGCCCTTTAAAGGGGAAACACAGCACAATTAAACCTCAGAGTTTGAAGAGTGCATAATAAATCAATCAACACTAATCAAGTTTGACCCATGACTGAATATCATTGATTTATAGCAAGGCCCTAATACTTCTGTCTGTGACTGCATGAATGGGACTGATTTTACACCCTGTAGCTTCATTTCGCcgaactatatatatatatatatatacactacgTTTTTGAGAATGTACCATGTTATACTGTGATTTTAACTAGATATTTTATTGatcattatattaaattatCATTACGATTTTCTTCATTTATCTATATCAAGATATAtatgtacaaataaatatatataaataggtatatatatatgaattaaGTTTGGTATATTCGGAGGAAGTGTtagaaaaatagttttaaacGTTTTAGCTTCGTAGCAATTCTAGACACagagatcatttttaaatttcAATTCCTCCTATTTGACTGTGAAGACATTAGTGCCTGTGACAAAAAAGACGAGAAATAagtctcatctctctctctatctctctctccataaaTCTGTATCTACTATCTCTATCAATCTCTTTCTAACTGTAAAACTACCTAACTGTCAACCTATCTGTCCATTTCTctttgcaatatttttaagttcCTGGGTCTTTAGACCGATCTAGTTGCTTTATTATCTACAAATCTGTCTATACTACGCTTCTGTCTTTTAGCCTACACATCCATCCTCTATTGTTCATCTATTACTCTGTCTTTTTATCTCtcagtctgtccctctgtctctcacttagCAAAAAAACAGAGACCAGTAGATACTGTGTTCTTGCTCCTTGATCGATTATCGATGATGATTAATTTACaatgtaattaataattaacGATGTGATTGAAGCGCGTATCTGATGACCATGTCACTGTAGAGAGAGTCTGGGCTGTACCGTACTGTCCTGCCTTGGGATGGGCCTTACCATGGTGTATTGTACAGCACTGTAACTGTAGGAACTGTAACTGAGAAACACAATGTAGCATACGTCCTGCATCAGTCTGGACTCCACAACGTTATGCAGTGTAGCACTACACTGTGCAGTAAACAATGACCTGATGTAATGCACTGTCCAACCCTGGACTGATATATTCACAACGTTATGCAGTGTAGCACTATGTTTGGCTTGAACcggccccaccccccctttccctccatAATGTAGCATAATGTCATGCATACTGTAGGGACGGAATTGACCAGGGTGTGTAACTGTGCGTGATGTCGTATACCGCGCTGTAACACAATGTGCTGTACTTTACTGTGGGCTATTGTAAAGTACCGCGCTCGAGAATACTGCTGCATTGCACTGTGATGCTGGACTGCAAGGTTAAAAACTGCACAGCAAGCAGAACAGACTACAGGTTTTGATAGGAACcttctgttttttgttgctttttttttttttttttactaattgcTTGCTGCTAAACCAGACCGTTGAAGGGTCATTGTGAAACCTTGCGTGCTGAAATGCTCCATTGAAATTGAGAGGGGAAAATCtaccaaaaaaagagagacctaggggagggggaggttgGGTGCAGCTAGtaactgtgcccccccccccagcccgtaAACCCTTCCTTTCTCTAGTGCCATGCATTGCACTATGTCAGCAGCCCCGTATAGCACTCTACTGCACTGCGCTGTATGACACCATCCACTGTGCCCATCCTCCGGGTTactctgtgctgtactgtgcagACACAGCCGCGCTCCTCTGTGCCATGCATCCTGCGTTCCCGCACAGAGCCAACGAGCCGCATTCCTCTACCACCGGCTCTGGGTTTGGGTCATATTTAAAGCCTTTTGTTGTGCTGCCTTGTTTGTTTCAAAGTGCGGATGGTTCTTGAGGGTTGGTTCCAGTGTTTAAATGAAGGAAGGTAgagtaatattttaaaaatacaaaaaacacataTCATGTTCACAAGACGCGAGAAGGCCGCAATACGGTGTCTCCACGGCGATTCTGCtttcacattacatcacagcaCTTGCCCTTTCAACCCTGAACTGGGAAACAAGACGGGGAATTTACCCTGTGGAGCGCTGCAGGGCttctttttaatattattatttattttgttttgaaggGGGCGGGTTTGGGGGCACGTGGTGTCAGATCAGGGCTGAAATCGTATGCACTTTAAGATCATACAGTATGCACGCGTGAACCCAGGGTTGCTGTGACTGACACCTCCAGCGGTaatctctcccgctctctgtgGACATAGTGTGAGTAAATGAATTGAAGTTAAGCCACTTGAAGCAGAACAAATAATCACAcagcacattattattttagcacGACGACACTAGTCAGTGAcacagttttaaaaacaatCATGTGCAGCATTAAAACTCTGCCGGTGTTGTGTTGCAATGAGGTCCCTATGTCAGGGAATGGGATAATATATTGGACATATTTGCAGTGTTATCCACTGTATTTAGAATATCGCAGAAGACGTGGATTCAAATGCATTGTTATAATGTTGTTGTATGATCAGTGTGTATCTGGGGATCTCGGGGTCTTTGTACTGTACAGTCCAGACTAGTCCATCCccaaaatataatttggttATTATGAGTTGTTTTTACATTGTCTGGGGTGGGGGTCAGTGCTGCACTTTCTTCCTGAGAATTGCTTCATAAAATCTGACTCTCTTTAAATAATATCTGTCTGTTGTTTTCTATTGTCTGTTATATTGTGTATTGTAGCCGTCTAACTATGTACGGCAGTgtatgtcgtgtgtgtgtgtgtatgtgtgttgtatgtttgcTCGATTGTGAGCATGTGAGTCTgcttgcgtatgtgtgagtgtgtatctttgtgtatggatgtgtttgtgtatgtgtgtgtgtgtgtgtgtttttgatggTTGCCATACATACGTGTGTCTCTTGGTGGTTTTAAACTCCCTTTATGGAtagctaaaatatattttttaggagAGTGTTTTTGGCTGAGTAACTGATGCCCCAGAGCCAGAATGAAAGATCTGAGCTCCGATGTCAATGAGCCACATCAGATCACTGTCCACCCTAAATAAACCCTTTCTTCTGTCACTCCCAACGGCTAAAACTGTGTAATACTACTGCCATTTTGTCTACAAGACAATTTACGGAGGGTACTATAAGCAATtccaatgtttgtgtgtgtgtgcgtgtgcttctttttatttttttgttactgCATTAATCAATGTTACATAATGCAGTTGTGAAGATAGGTATTGGATAGGCACGTCTATAAATAAGGGAGTGATGTTTCCGCtgcgtgagctgagaattagaaggttctatctgatgatgatgatgatgatgatgataaggGTGATGATGCGGAGGATGAAGTCTGAAgaagtgctttggatgaaatgtgtctTGCAAATATCTaaagtgtaaatgtaaatgtaaaagtcaCCGAGTGTCTGTGTTGACCGGGCTGGCcccagtgtagtgcagtgtggcaggtctGCGAGTGCAGGGCTTGTTTTGCAGGACCTCCCCTGTACGCCTGACGCACTTTGACAAACACCTGTCTGGTGGAGCCTGTTCTCGCGTGTGATGAAAGGCCCTTTCATCGGGCTCTTTCACCGCCTGCAGACGGCTTCTCTCTCTGAGCCCGCCTGCTGCCTCGCTGAGCACTTCCTGTCACATTCCAGATTTATATTAACCACGGGGCCCCCTGGCAAACGATTGGAAGCTGTGGAATTTATTCCGCCTTGTAATTgcttatttgcatatttttaatCATAACAGCATGATCTGTATTGATTCTCATTTGTATTGGTGATTATAGCCACGATGCTGCTGTGCGCTTTCCGGAACTTCTAATcaatttgcttttatttttggtaatgtACAGGATATACGTTTGCTTTCGAAAAAGCAAACTGTCGTCGGTAACCTGCGATGTGATTGTTTTGTAGGAATTATGTGCTGAAATAAGAAATGGCAGTAAACAATTTTAAGACTTAATGGAGGAAATGTTTTTGCTAATGCACAAGGGTGGGTTTTAAACAGATCTTGGATAGGGGAATGCAAGTTGACAAGCCTGATCATGCACATCCACATCAGCAAGAAATTAGACTTACAAATTTAGTCACACTGTTTTAACAATGTGATTTTTGGATGCAGTTTCAGCCTAATTAGTTCTGAGACAGCAATCAAGACCCAATGAAGATGTGATTCATTTACACATAGTGACTGACACTTCCTCTGACTAATAGGAATAGACTTATTTAAGCACTCCTAAATTAGCGCATTGCTGGAGTTTTTCACCCTAAAGCAATGAACAGACGGCAAAAACAAAGGGAAGGTAGGTAAGAACAATTTTTTGTGAATGTCACACATTGTATAGATACACAAACTGTATAAGAATTTATGTATCACGAAACACAAACAGGAACCATTTTATAATGAGCAAATTATGTTTATATACACTAACATCTCTTCTCATGTTATAAGGAACCCTTTGACATATGGAGAGGCATACCATGCATGTGACTATGAGTGGTCTTAGCAGGGTTTTGGTATGTGAATAGTGCGTACTGTACTTAGATTATTTTGGCACACACGCTCACCGAAATGTACATGCACCCACTCAGTGACACCATTTTGCTCTCTAACAATCTTGCTAATTATAATTGTTAATTAATTCTCTTGCTGTGTCTTCATCAAGAGACTAATAACctacattttcattaattagACCTTCaaccctctctatctctctggtTCCCTCCCTCGTTCTCTTGTGGCAGTGTCAGTTAATTTTGCGGCTGTGTCAGTGACAGTAGATGCATTGTTTTTCGCCCTTTCTCAGAGTCGGCGTACCGTACGTGTCTCTTGGCTTCCTCACAGAGAGCGTGTGCTTGTGGGTACAGTGCACTCACTACTGTCTCAATCTGCCTGTTGgtgcctgtgtttctgtagtGTCTTGTCTCCCTCTGGCTAGCACCAGcaccactgtctctctc is a window of Conger conger chromosome 1, fConCon1.1, whole genome shotgun sequence DNA encoding:
- the LOC133133932 gene encoding glutamate receptor ionotropic, NMDA 2D, whose protein sequence is HAAQPLLNIAVIYSGVSNSLGKSIITQWGSANVIWLAVNDSSPRTLLLQLCELLASRPLQGLVYEEERAPLSPKSPLAPMLEFFSAQTGLPIVAVGGGAGLGRMPQESGSIYLQFSSSTALQLEVIFEVLEEYDWTAFSVVSTRHHGYQDFLSIVEGLTDGSFIGWEKKNVVMLNLTDDPGGARARRLLKENEAQVRLLYCSQEEADLVFKAAWAAGQAGPSHMWFAVGPALAGLGMDGLPRALFAVRPQGWRDEPRKRIARGVSVLSHGAVALRKEFGLMGGPNFVSNCQTDANHTHRVPDRMRYFSNITLGGRDYSFNSDGYLANPSLDVISYTPGRGWEEVGWWENGVLRLRYPAWSRYGPFLQPPDDAQHLRVVTLEERPFVIVEAADPASGTCIRDSVPCRRPVNTSVVPEGMAPTKQCCKGFCIDILKRLAKIVGFTYDLYLVTNGKHGKKIDGVWNGMVGEVVYQRADMAIGSLTINEERSEVVDFSVPFVETGISVMVSRSNGTVSPSAFLEPYSPAVWVMMFVMCLTVVAVTVFIFEFFSPVGYNRSLQSGKKAGGSKFTIGKSIWLLWALVFNNSVPVENPRGTTSKIMVLVWAFFAVIFLASYTANLAAFMIQEEYIDTVSGLSDKKFQHPTEQYPPLKFGTVPNGSTEKNIRSNYPDMHQYMIKYNQRGVEEAITNLKTGKLDAFIYDAAVLNYMARKDEGCKVMTIGSGKVFATTGYGIALHKNSRWKRPLDLALLQLVGDDEIEMLERLWLSGICHNDKIEVMSSKLDIDNMAGVFYMLLVAMGLSLLVFAWEHLVYWRLRHCMGHSGSLDFLLAFSRGMYSCCSFEDETAQGGAKPTLPTHHHAMMPPPPPPHVVTAAVANPAISMAQQQQPPQQQPQQAYKTPLPGSPPTVAHSGTALGASNTPILGAPLPCSTFLPRPDRRSAVVDRWRLPKTAGANPIGVRGGIGGISGITELGPFQQKVAPNWVGGGGGGLDGYKRYYGPIDPEGLGPCVDPQTGGSQTPKTKGKGVKSLGTPRLPPKSQAPAPLPPNPPLPHPSPPLPSAFWRKRRPKKPKESGGPLYENILPLGRRGGGRDGVRDPAGRRGRHSPSLPLPVPVPLSPTYTPPSPSPSLPYTSTSSSTSTSSTSSSSSASTSRSTSPSSSSSVSSKSREDGFEGEDDDDMEELTEESSLLLGHDRDRSLISPRSLTHGPPPPPIPPRKPRPLKGERERARERGGSQLAQLQEWWAGWGERERDRSGGGAGTEERKRDKKRRKEKEKEKKKKKKKSKKRKKREERERERERERKRRKVKKRKKKAMKTKKRKKASVGKRSEPEEGDIEAEREEVEGDRDGGMSQDYSSYSAQHQPPSKRYPNLNKLPASVKFWVSGGGGGDPSTDTPPSSLHPLLPSSTKRRKSGAGEREGGGRAGERRPLLMHYERGRAHTREGLSFHEWDSEDEDDEDIEEERDRVEDRVRRAAGRGAVSESERDRCRAEESFSDDGSSGEFGRFERYWEGSMGGGGGGIGGGGWFFGTYPSREKGGSINSRDDSILGRGDGWGAGGDGWGSGAGVGWGGSGGGSGGLGSQWPPPPAALPPPRRYWSVDKLPMKPEKKQKGGGKGKGRTRDRERETGPCFCQYPHGRPHAHSKRGRASSRSQEELLPHCHSFSGSSRPKALPPKPDTNQPKSGSQSNLSTQQAQLTEHSAQPLPSPPQALLPAKLQYQRLRSVPQPRRFYSPHLPLKAKSLCSRRGSAHFSSLESEV